One genomic region from Listeria monocytogenes encodes:
- a CDS encoding SGNH/GDSL hydrolase family protein has product MKKTIQSVGVWGDSIMKGVLFNPEKNRYTLLKNNCIKRASEKLGLTFQNHSTMGRTITKGHEILTKDLAKDATNDIAIIEFGGNDCDFNWAEVAENPAAEHIPRTPINIFETQLLEMIARLKKLDIKPILMTLPPLHAKRYFDFITRDGLNKDNILQFLGGDVEMIYRWQERYSNTISRIAAETSSQIIDVRDSFLAEFHYENLLCADGIHPNEAGHIAMSRRFIQYASFHKA; this is encoded by the coding sequence ATGAAGAAAACCATTCAGTCAGTTGGAGTTTGGGGCGATAGTATTATGAAAGGCGTTCTTTTCAATCCTGAAAAAAATCGCTATACGTTGCTTAAAAACAACTGCATTAAACGAGCATCTGAAAAACTTGGCCTGACTTTTCAAAATCATTCCACAATGGGTCGTACGATAACTAAAGGCCATGAAATTCTAACAAAAGACTTAGCAAAAGATGCGACAAACGATATCGCCATTATTGAATTTGGCGGAAATGATTGTGATTTCAACTGGGCGGAAGTAGCTGAAAATCCGGCAGCTGAACACATTCCTCGCACACCAATTAACATTTTTGAAACACAACTTCTCGAAATGATTGCACGACTGAAAAAACTAGATATTAAACCTATTTTAATGACACTACCTCCCCTTCACGCAAAACGTTATTTTGATTTCATTACGCGAGATGGACTGAATAAAGATAATATTTTGCAATTTTTGGGCGGTGATGTAGAGATGATTTATCGCTGGCAGGAACGATATAGCAATACTATTTCGCGCATTGCAGCCGAAACTAGTAGCCAAATTATTGATGTCCGTGATAGTTTTCTCGCTGAATTTCATTATGAAAATTTGCTCTGTGCTGATGGTATTCATCCAAACGAGGCTGGTCATATTGCCATGTCGCGCAGATTCATTCAGTACGCAAGTTTCCATAAAGCATGA
- a CDS encoding DUF6044 family protein: MWKKHKWLIIAVLLLVIYVAPLFILGGNSHVRIHDNLDSNATWYKMVLDSGDYTAKVGTANIDQIMDDSVPRDSFDSEFVGIDWLYMIFSTPIAFAMSQLITRVFAFLGLFLWARDYLIKDKKYLVPIYFVSLAFALTPFWPSGMLSTLGMPLALWAFLNIRNNKRRIWNVIILTLLPFYSSLILGFCFFLVMVGCIWLYDVFKKKQVNIRFLLSMLYMGLIYVIVNYRFIYAMFLHPEPDSRSEFSLPNLSFLSSIRLSFKNFIFGHTHDQALAGYVILPILLLVLVLIIIKREWVKEKLFLWLFGFNLFLSFWYGFWWYRGWNVIKEHVEIMRTFNFSRFHFLQPFLFYGLFALAIVYLIKKGNWWRKLAYVAIVLQLIVVFANNSEIYYRTGNGSPSINQFYATEQMEEIKDYIGKPQSSYRVGSIGLHPSVSQESGFYTVDGYVNSYPLAYKRAFRKIIAGELDKSPVLEDYYDNWGNRCYIFSAELGKNYDFGKDSKKHIKQLDFNTEAFKKVGGEYVLSAVPIDNASEVGLQFEKAFDNKESYWKIYLYKATN; this comes from the coding sequence ATGTGGAAAAAGCATAAGTGGCTAATTATTGCAGTATTATTATTGGTAATTTATGTCGCTCCATTATTTATTCTTGGCGGGAATAGTCATGTAAGGATTCATGATAACTTGGATTCTAATGCGACTTGGTACAAAATGGTTTTGGATAGCGGAGATTACACTGCGAAAGTTGGGACAGCCAATATTGACCAAATAATGGATGATAGTGTCCCAAGAGATTCATTTGATTCAGAGTTTGTTGGAATTGATTGGCTTTATATGATTTTCAGTACACCAATCGCCTTTGCGATGAGCCAGTTAATTACCCGTGTATTTGCATTTTTAGGATTATTTTTGTGGGCAAGAGATTACCTTATTAAAGACAAAAAATATCTCGTGCCAATTTATTTTGTTTCCTTAGCTTTTGCACTGACACCCTTTTGGCCATCAGGCATGCTGAGTACGCTTGGAATGCCACTTGCTCTATGGGCATTCTTAAACATTAGGAATAATAAGCGGCGAATTTGGAATGTGATTATACTGACGCTACTTCCATTTTATTCCAGTTTAATATTAGGATTTTGTTTCTTTTTAGTAATGGTTGGATGTATTTGGTTGTATGATGTTTTCAAGAAAAAACAAGTGAATATTCGATTTTTACTCAGCATGCTTTACATGGGTTTGATTTATGTCATAGTGAATTATCGTTTTATTTATGCGATGTTCTTGCACCCTGAGCCAGATTCGAGGAGTGAATTTAGTTTACCCAATTTGTCATTTTTAAGTTCGATTCGTCTAAGTTTTAAAAATTTCATTTTTGGGCATACGCACGATCAAGCACTGGCTGGATATGTTATTTTGCCGATATTGCTTCTCGTTCTTGTGTTAATCATTATCAAACGAGAATGGGTTAAAGAAAAACTATTTTTATGGCTATTTGGCTTTAATTTATTCTTATCTTTTTGGTATGGGTTTTGGTGGTATCGTGGTTGGAATGTAATCAAAGAACACGTGGAAATCATGCGGACGTTTAACTTTTCGCGCTTCCATTTTTTACAACCTTTTTTATTTTATGGACTGTTTGCACTTGCGATTGTTTATTTAATTAAAAAAGGAAATTGGTGGCGAAAGTTAGCTTATGTGGCAATTGTGTTGCAACTTATTGTTGTTTTCGCTAATAACTCTGAGATTTACTACCGCACTGGAAATGGCTCGCCAAGCATTAATCAATTTTACGCCACGGAGCAAATGGAAGAAATTAAAGATTATATTGGTAAACCGCAGTCAAGTTACCGTGTCGGAAGTATTGGTCTGCACCCGTCTGTTTCCCAAGAAAGTGGCTTTTATACTGTAGATGGTTATGTGAACTCCTATCCACTTGCTTATAAAAGGGCTTTCCGAAAAATTATTGCTGGTGAGCTAGACAAGAGTCCTGTTTTAGAAGATTATTATGATAATTGGGGTAATCGTTGTTATATATTTTCTGCCGAATTAGGTAAAAACTACGATTTCGGCAAGGATTCGAAAAAACACATTAAACAATTAGATTTTAATACAGAGGCCTTTAAAAAGGTTGGTGGCGAGTATGTTTTGTCAGCCGTTCCGATTGATAATGCTTCAGAAGTCGGGCTCCAGTTCGAAAAAGCATTCGATAATAAAGAATCTTATTGGAAAATCTATTTATACAAAGCAACTAATTAA
- a CDS encoding Cna B-type domain-containing protein, producing the protein MLKHNWQKVFVVMVAVALIFQLVPWSNIFAGAEENQTKTTQQIAQPDDQKVADENKTTVTPDNKETTKNLVNGKQLLKGSVDWNFTNKVTDANGNTKETYAPGDSLKFSVSLAIPSYSEAVLDETYTFWIQKDFFQGDKVTFVNPAIDGLTPRQNVFTDDSMKNSIGTKTINGVEYIGYTLKFNQSPEALAKYEDEPLTNAKFDMFATISTTITTKEDYKAIVIEDDKDVDISNIEVPVTPPTPDTDNGVLTASKVIDSAWRLDKDTGKYVKVATSSTNYTPEKDDLVFYYVYAMNNSGENAVLEKMIDELPAGFSIITEGSPEWQALSTASGSSLQRGWVASADQTNLAPGATRYELPFSPAQTISKNGGGIYRTIAAKVTDPTKDLTNVTKSPTKGGEGKSGSITPSGKDVYDMAITTKISSTYDKNNKYIGAVSSTTTPVSISEGSTVGVTYTAINQGNYTKDVVVYAYVPAGYELNNDTSDFKTANDKWKYETTVPSGGGVWSDIKVYSITLSGGMASGATKTATMYMKAMGIPEDGTYSAVDFYMAGEIGSFSNFNGESTLDGAITDVDSTPDMNPGNDLISNVDGSTIKPIDGFQKEKPHVVKENAKSTATLQDEDDFDFDYVTFIKTPEVIPSEGKVFEKTRLSAADAEKTARNMIGNDIMGSALKDYTPLADDGRITSPKTYMVYEMNINPSGVEDTLNSSFTDTLPKGLKMLEYDIAGLNSSNKHIYGFTTNKFEGTPKFTNADGQDVIVYQKGLYSEKQVCIANPTLNDVGVRYFGNNADKMGVTGSVTKDARTLTLNFGQPAADPMYSETKAAYKVYMIVVIDSDEIDYSSIMQNKATYTYNDKVITSYENSEMYWDAGGGTAYAKKYVLDNKTNAYLSGSQYNVATPDADGNLSVGYKIRVRSAYEFDKSSINIGDVIAADNFKSISNVEVNGYEASPNTGFQIDGELENPVPLTVDKYAVEAKATANTLDITNPVDIPQMQLYNVLFKVNYQKVKYGAKLVNQAAGSEVATVVPLNLNLLKQDDISKTVLTGYEFKAYYADENGKADLTKPVKDTNSNEIVMTDSSGAANFIPNGYKTTSKNQEWKVVLVETKTPTGYESNENKEYPVTVKSDANGNLSIPTSTETGLEITNDDHGAATATIDNHADVKMIDVNGAKTWTGDTAADRPDSIEVQLLQDGVAYGSPITVTKADDWKYEFKNVPETNADGNKYTYTVLENTVTNYTSAVTGLDINNTLIKPDIKMINLDGQKTWKNDTENDRPASIEIQLQQNGQDYGFPVTVTKANNWKYEFKNLPETTNDGAAYNYTIVEKAVPGYETKVDGMDVINTKIDAPKTAVSGEKTWKNDTAKDRPDFIEVQLLQNGQTYGDPVKVTKENDWKYSFKDLPKADANNQDYRYSVAEIAVPGYKTTTDGMNLTNTKVTDEKNVTSASGTKTWVGDNEKTRPDSIEVQLLQNGKAYGTPIKVTAKSNWKYSFTNLPEKDKTGEKYSYTVSEKQVSGYSVKVKGMDLTNTKVTKTTPKDTPKDTHSTIKPSKTKKLPGTGDTNGMLLFAGGLALLFLGLHLRRKSAK; encoded by the coding sequence ATGCTAAAACACAACTGGCAAAAAGTATTCGTTGTAATGGTTGCGGTTGCGCTTATTTTTCAACTGGTTCCGTGGTCTAATATCTTCGCCGGAGCAGAAGAAAACCAAACAAAAACAACTCAACAAATAGCACAACCAGATGATCAAAAAGTAGCGGATGAAAACAAAACAACCGTAACACCTGATAATAAAGAGACAACTAAAAATCTAGTAAATGGAAAGCAATTACTAAAAGGTTCCGTTGACTGGAATTTTACAAATAAAGTAACAGACGCAAACGGGAATACAAAAGAAACTTATGCACCAGGAGACTCACTCAAGTTTTCAGTAAGTTTGGCAATCCCATCCTATTCAGAAGCGGTCTTGGATGAAACTTATACATTTTGGATACAAAAAGACTTCTTCCAAGGAGACAAAGTAACATTTGTTAATCCAGCAATTGATGGATTAACACCGAGGCAAAATGTTTTTACAGACGACTCAATGAAAAACTCGATTGGAACAAAAACAATAAATGGTGTCGAGTATATTGGTTACACGCTCAAATTTAATCAGAGTCCGGAAGCTTTAGCAAAATATGAAGATGAGCCGCTTACTAATGCTAAATTTGATATGTTTGCAACAATAAGTACTACAATTACAACAAAAGAAGACTATAAAGCTATTGTAATTGAAGATGATAAAGACGTAGATATTAGTAATATTGAAGTCCCCGTGACACCACCAACTCCCGATACAGATAATGGTGTACTAACTGCATCTAAAGTAATTGACTCGGCTTGGCGTTTAGACAAAGATACTGGGAAATATGTTAAAGTAGCTACTTCATCTACAAACTATACACCTGAAAAAGATGATTTAGTTTTCTATTATGTTTATGCAATGAACAATTCAGGAGAAAATGCCGTTTTAGAAAAAATGATAGATGAATTACCAGCAGGCTTTTCCATTATTACGGAAGGTTCACCGGAATGGCAGGCTTTATCAACTGCATCTGGCTCTTCGCTTCAACGCGGATGGGTTGCCTCAGCAGACCAAACAAATCTTGCACCAGGTGCAACTAGATACGAATTACCGTTTTCCCCAGCTCAGACTATCTCCAAAAATGGTGGCGGTATTTATAGAACGATTGCAGCAAAAGTAACTGATCCTACAAAAGATTTGACTAACGTTACTAAAAGCCCGACTAAAGGTGGCGAAGGTAAATCTGGTTCTATAACGCCAAGTGGGAAAGATGTTTATGACATGGCAATTACAACAAAAATCAGCTCAACCTATGATAAAAATAATAAATATATTGGGGCTGTTAGTAGCACAACTACGCCCGTTTCTATTTCAGAAGGAAGCACAGTTGGCGTTACTTATACCGCAATTAATCAAGGGAATTATACAAAAGATGTTGTCGTGTATGCGTATGTACCAGCAGGTTATGAACTTAATAATGATACATCCGATTTCAAAACTGCTAATGATAAATGGAAATATGAAACAACTGTGCCTAGTGGCGGTGGTGTTTGGAGTGATATAAAAGTATACTCAATTACACTTTCTGGAGGTATGGCATCAGGTGCAACAAAAACTGCAACAATGTACATGAAAGCTATGGGCATACCTGAAGATGGGACTTATAGTGCTGTAGATTTTTACATGGCTGGAGAAATTGGCTCATTTTCAAACTTTAACGGAGAATCTACTTTAGACGGAGCAATTACCGATGTGGACTCGACGCCAGACATGAATCCAGGAAACGATTTGATTAGTAATGTCGATGGTTCCACGATAAAACCAATTGACGGATTCCAAAAAGAAAAACCACATGTTGTAAAAGAAAATGCTAAATCAACAGCGACTTTACAAGATGAAGATGATTTCGATTTTGATTATGTCACTTTCATTAAAACACCAGAAGTAATTCCATCAGAAGGAAAAGTGTTTGAAAAAACACGTTTATCGGCAGCTGATGCAGAAAAAACAGCACGCAATATGATTGGTAACGACATCATGGGTTCTGCACTCAAAGACTATACGCCTCTTGCAGACGATGGTAGAATTACTTCACCAAAAACATACATGGTTTATGAAATGAATATTAACCCATCAGGGGTAGAAGACACACTAAATTCTTCTTTCACAGATACACTGCCAAAAGGGTTGAAAATGCTTGAATATGATATTGCTGGTTTAAATTCTAGCAATAAACACATTTATGGTTTTACAACGAACAAATTTGAAGGTACACCGAAATTCACAAATGCAGACGGACAAGATGTTATTGTTTATCAAAAAGGCTTATATTCCGAGAAACAAGTTTGTATTGCCAACCCTACTTTAAATGACGTTGGAGTAAGGTATTTCGGAAATAACGCGGATAAAATGGGTGTAACTGGTTCCGTAACAAAAGATGCGCGTACCCTAACGCTTAATTTTGGTCAACCAGCCGCAGATCCAATGTATAGTGAAACAAAAGCAGCATACAAAGTGTACATGATTGTAGTTATCGATTCAGACGAAATTGACTACAGTAGCATCATGCAAAATAAAGCAACATACACTTACAACGATAAAGTTATTACTTCTTATGAAAATAGCGAAATGTACTGGGATGCTGGCGGCGGTACTGCTTATGCAAAAAAATATGTTTTAGACAATAAAACAAATGCATATCTTAGTGGTAGCCAATATAATGTAGCTACTCCTGATGCAGACGGTAATTTATCAGTTGGCTATAAAATTCGAGTAAGAAGTGCCTATGAATTTGATAAATCTTCGATAAACATTGGAGATGTTATTGCTGCAGATAATTTTAAATCTATCTCTAATGTGGAAGTAAATGGTTATGAGGCAAGTCCAAACACGGGCTTCCAAATTGACGGGGAACTTGAAAACCCTGTGCCACTTACTGTGGATAAATATGCAGTAGAAGCTAAAGCAACTGCGAACACATTAGATATCACAAACCCAGTTGACATTCCGCAAATGCAACTATATAACGTTCTTTTCAAAGTGAATTATCAAAAAGTTAAATATGGCGCAAAACTAGTTAACCAAGCAGCAGGGTCAGAAGTTGCTACTGTTGTTCCATTAAACTTAAATCTTCTAAAACAAGATGATATAAGCAAAACAGTATTGACAGGCTATGAATTCAAAGCTTATTATGCAGATGAAAATGGAAAAGCAGATTTAACGAAACCGGTCAAAGATACAAATAGTAATGAAATTGTTATGACAGACTCTTCTGGCGCGGCAAATTTCATCCCGAATGGCTATAAAACAACTTCTAAAAATCAAGAATGGAAAGTAGTTCTAGTTGAAACGAAGACACCAACTGGTTATGAATCAAATGAAAATAAAGAGTATCCAGTGACAGTGAAGAGCGATGCGAATGGTAACTTATCCATTCCAACTAGCACAGAAACAGGGCTTGAAATCACCAATGATGATCACGGCGCAGCGACAGCTACTATTGATAACCACGCAGATGTAAAAATGATTGATGTGAATGGAGCAAAAACTTGGACAGGTGACACAGCAGCAGATCGTCCAGATTCCATCGAAGTACAACTTTTACAAGATGGTGTAGCTTATGGTAGCCCGATTACTGTTACAAAAGCAGATGACTGGAAATATGAATTCAAAAATGTTCCAGAAACAAATGCAGATGGAAATAAATACACGTATACAGTTTTAGAAAATACAGTTACTAACTATACAAGTGCTGTCACAGGTCTTGATATTAATAACACATTGATTAAACCAGATATAAAAATGATTAATCTTGACGGCCAAAAAACGTGGAAAAACGATACAGAAAACGATCGTCCAGCATCTATTGAAATTCAATTGCAACAAAATGGTCAAGATTACGGTTTCCCAGTAACGGTTACAAAAGCTAATAACTGGAAATACGAATTTAAAAACTTACCAGAAACAACCAATGATGGAGCGGCATATAACTACACAATTGTAGAAAAAGCAGTCCCAGGCTATGAAACAAAAGTCGACGGAATGGATGTTATCAACACGAAAATAGATGCACCAAAAACCGCTGTCTCCGGTGAAAAAACATGGAAAAATGACACTGCCAAAGATCGTCCAGACTTTATCGAAGTCCAGCTTTTACAAAATGGACAAACTTATGGCGATCCAGTAAAAGTAACGAAAGAAAACGATTGGAAATACAGCTTTAAAGATTTGCCTAAAGCTGATGCTAATAACCAAGATTATCGTTACTCCGTTGCTGAAATAGCAGTTCCAGGCTACAAAACAACGACAGATGGAATGAACTTAACCAACACAAAAGTAACCGATGAGAAAAATGTAACTTCAGCGAGCGGCACAAAAACTTGGGTGGGAGACAATGAAAAAACACGTCCAGACTCCATCGAAGTACAACTTTTACAAAATGGGAAAGCATACGGAACACCAATCAAAGTAACAGCAAAATCGAATTGGAAATACAGCTTTACCAACCTTCCAGAGAAAGACAAAACAGGTGAAAAATACAGCTATACCGTATCTGAAAAACAAGTATCTGGCTATAGTGTAAAAGTAAAAGGCATGGACTTAACGAATACAAAAGTAACAAAAACGACACCAAAAGATACACCAAAAGATACACATTCTACCATTAAACCAAGTAAAACGAAGAAATTACCTGGAACTGGTGATACGAATGGTATGTTGCTATTTGCTGGTGGATTAGCACTGTTATTCTTAGGGTTACATCTTAGAAGAAAAAGTGCCAAATAA
- a CDS encoding cysteine hydrolase family protein has translation MILLVIDTQKLIMTNNLYNFDSLVPNIEQLIATARKNKIEIVYIRHDDGPNTELTEGKEGFDIYKKFQPTTHERIFDKTVNSAFKGTGLVEYLKEKGTKKIVVAGLQTDFCIDATVKCGFEHGFHMIVPAHANSTEDNHFMSGENSYKYYNEWMWPGRYATCISMEETIKEMEHN, from the coding sequence ATGATATTATTAGTTATAGATACACAAAAATTAATTATGACAAATAATCTGTATAATTTCGATTCACTTGTACCCAATATAGAACAATTAATCGCCACTGCTCGGAAAAATAAAATAGAAATAGTTTATATACGACATGACGACGGACCTAATACAGAACTTACAGAAGGAAAAGAAGGCTTCGATATTTACAAAAAATTCCAACCAACTACACACGAAAGAATTTTTGATAAAACCGTAAATAGCGCTTTTAAAGGAACAGGCTTAGTTGAATACTTAAAAGAAAAAGGTACGAAGAAAATTGTAGTAGCAGGGTTGCAAACTGATTTTTGCATCGACGCCACGGTGAAATGTGGCTTTGAACATGGTTTTCACATGATCGTTCCCGCCCATGCTAATTCGACGGAAGATAACCACTTTATGTCAGGGGAGAATAGTTATAAGTACTATAATGAATGGATGTGGCCTGGCCGTTACGCGACCTGCATATCTATGGAAGAAACGATTAAAGAAATGGAACATAACTGA